A stretch of Amycolatopsis balhimycina FH 1894 DNA encodes these proteins:
- a CDS encoding nuclear transport factor 2 family protein, translated as MPESPDIALARRLYESHADPAVMAQIMAPDLEWDITPGFPFGGVYHGFDSMMNDFFGSLLPHFESFGAQAEQYYATDDGHVFVSGHYHGVTKDGQMADARFIHLWTIRDGKLAALRQAADSHVLQQALNGATR; from the coding sequence ATGCCCGAATCACCCGATATCGCCCTCGCCCGCCGGTTGTACGAATCGCACGCCGATCCGGCCGTGATGGCGCAGATCATGGCTCCGGACCTCGAGTGGGACATCACGCCGGGCTTTCCGTTCGGCGGTGTCTACCACGGCTTCGACAGCATGATGAACGACTTCTTCGGCTCGCTCCTCCCGCACTTCGAGTCCTTCGGTGCCCAGGCCGAGCAGTACTACGCCACCGACGACGGTCACGTGTTCGTGTCCGGCCACTACCACGGCGTGACCAAGGACGGGCAAATGGCGGACGCCCGGTTCATCCACCTGTGGACCATCCGGGACGGCAAGCTCGCGGCGCTGCGGCAGGCCGCCGACAGCCACGTCCTGCAGCAGGCGCTGAACGGGGCGACGCGATGA
- a CDS encoding zinc-dependent alcohol dehydrogenase family protein: MRATLIYGAGDVRIEDVPDPKLIEPTDAVVRVLRACICGSDLWPYGSRPATEQGDRIGHEFLGVVEETGSEVSGLTAGDVVVAPFVYADNTCEYCRAGLQTSCPHGGVWGSQGVDGGQGEAVRVPLAQGTLVKLPVGEDSALLPSLVTLADVFPTGHHCAVTAGVGPRTTVTVIGDGAVGLSAVLAAKRLGAERIILMGRHAGRTALGRDFGATDVVAERGAEGSARVRELTGGFGTHTVLECVGTPATVETAFEVVRDGGTVSRVGAPQYSEVPLGFPVFGRNITLTGGIAPVRAYIEELLPDVLDGVVQPGRVFDRTVGLDDVPDGYRAMADRQALKVLVRP, from the coding sequence ATGCGAGCGACACTGATCTACGGCGCCGGTGACGTCCGGATCGAGGACGTGCCCGATCCGAAGCTGATCGAACCCACCGACGCGGTGGTGCGGGTGCTGCGGGCGTGCATCTGCGGCAGCGACCTGTGGCCCTACGGCTCGCGTCCGGCCACCGAACAGGGTGACCGCATCGGCCACGAGTTCCTCGGCGTCGTCGAGGAGACCGGTTCCGAGGTCTCCGGACTGACGGCGGGCGATGTGGTCGTCGCGCCGTTCGTCTACGCCGACAACACCTGCGAATACTGCCGGGCCGGACTGCAGACTTCCTGCCCGCACGGCGGCGTCTGGGGTTCGCAGGGCGTGGACGGCGGTCAGGGCGAGGCCGTGCGGGTGCCCCTGGCGCAGGGCACGCTGGTCAAGCTGCCCGTCGGCGAGGATTCGGCACTGCTGCCCTCCCTGGTCACACTCGCGGACGTCTTCCCGACCGGGCACCACTGCGCGGTGACGGCCGGCGTGGGCCCGCGCACCACGGTGACGGTGATCGGCGACGGCGCGGTCGGGCTGTCCGCGGTGCTGGCCGCCAAGCGGCTCGGCGCGGAGCGGATCATCCTGATGGGCCGGCACGCCGGCCGCACCGCACTCGGCCGGGACTTCGGTGCCACGGATGTCGTCGCCGAACGCGGCGCGGAGGGCAGCGCACGAGTGCGCGAGCTGACCGGTGGCTTCGGGACGCACACGGTGCTGGAGTGCGTGGGCACGCCGGCCACCGTGGAGACGGCCTTCGAAGTGGTCCGGGACGGCGGTACGGTCAGCCGGGTCGGTGCCCCGCAGTACTCCGAGGTGCCGCTCGGCTTCCCGGTGTTCGGCCGCAACATCACCCTCACCGGCGGGATCGCCCCGGTGCGCGCCTACATCGAGGAACTGTTGCCCGACGTGCTCGACGGCGTCGTCCAGCCGGGCCGGGTGTTCGACCGCACCGTCGGCCTGGACGACGTCCCGGACGGCTACCGCGCCATGGCCGACCGGCAGGCGCTGAAAGTCCTCGTCCGTCCCTGA